The nucleotide sequence GGTGCGAAAGGCCCTGCGGGCGATGGTTCGGCCGGTTCGGGAACTGGCGAGGATGATTCAGGATCAGGATGTCCGCACCCTGGCAACCTTTCCCGGAATTGGTGAGGCGACGGCTGAGCGGATCGTTGCCAAGCTCCGTCGCAAGGTGAGCAAGTTCGCCCTGATGGTCGGCCCCTCGGCCGATGACCCCTCGGCCATCGGCCCCCAGGAATCCAACGGCGAGGTCTCGAACGCGGAGCCCGACGTGATCCGAGACACCTACCACGCCTTGCTCTCCGTCGGTCACTCCGAGGCCCAGGCCCGTCACCTGATCGACCAGGTCCTTTCCGGCAAGAAGAAGTACAAGACGGTCGATGCCATGCTCATGGCCATCTACCAGAACGAGACCCCCGGAACCTGACCCAGGCTCGCAAGCGCCAGGACTGAAGATGGAAGGAGCGAACCGATGAGTGCGAGGGAGCCGATCATCACCGGCGGAGGGCCTCCCGAGGACGACGCCCCCCGCCATCGTGAGGTCCGAGACGACCGCGTCCCCGCTCCGGCCGAAGGGATGGACGAGAAGCTCCGCCCGCAATCCCTTCGAGAAGTCATCGGTCAGCGATCGGTGGCCGAGCGGCTCTCGATTGCTCTGGAAGCCTCGCGGAAGCGCGGCGAGCCCTTGCCGCATATCCTGTTTGATGGACCTCCCGGTCTGGGCAAGACGACCTTCGCCACCGTTTTGCACAACGAGCTGGGTGTCGAGCTGGCCATGACCAGCGGCCCGGCCCTGGCCAAGAACGCGGATATCCTGCCGTACCTGACCAATGCCTCGGCCGGATCGATCCTGTTCATCGACGAGATTCACCGGCTCCCCCGGGTGGTCGAGGAGTTCATCTACCCGGTGATGGAGGACTTCCGGGTCGATATCGTGCTGGGGGAGGGGATGAACGCAAGGACGGTCAACCTGCCCTTGAAGAAGTTCACGATCATCGGGGCCACAACCCGAAGCGGGATGCTCTCCGGCCCCTTGCGCGACCGCTTCCACCTGCATGAGCATCTGGAGTTCTACGACGTGGACGACCTGGCGAGGATCGTCGCCATCAACGCCGGAAAGCTCCGCACGACGATTACCACCGACGCCGCCGAGGAACTCGCCCGGCGCAGCCGAGGAACCCCCCGCCTGGCCAATGCCCGGCTCCGATGGGTCCGAGACTACGCCGTGGCCCGAGCCGACGGTCACATCACCCGGCCGATCGCCGTCGATGCGCTCGACATGCAGGAGGTGGACGTGGAGGGACTCGATCGGCAAGACCGCCGCTATATCGAGACCCTCATCCGGGTCTTCCGAGGCGGGCCAACCGGCGTTGAGGCCCTCGCCGCGACCATGAACATCGCCATCGACACCCTGACCGACGAGGTCGAGCCGTTCCTGCTGCGGCGCGAGTTTATCGTCCGCACCCCCCGGGGCCGACGGGCCACCGAGGTCGCGTACGAGCACCTCGGGCTTGAGGCTCCGGAACCTGACCCCCCCTTCGACCTGATCGATCAGCCTCGTTTGTTTGAATGACGGCGTGGTCACGGTTTTGGTCCCGAAGTTGCTCTACACCTCTTCTCAGACGAGTTCCAAGAAGATGAGGAGGGGTTGCGGTGCAGGTGACGCCCGTTCGATTACGATCAGCGTTCAATCTGGGAGGTCTAACGCCGAGACAACTGGCTTCGCGGACCTGGTGCCAGATCTCCAAGAATTCCCTGATGAGTCGGGCCGCCGCCATTGCCTTCTATGCGATGCTGGCGCTGGTTCCCTTTCTGGCACTGATCCTGACCTTGACCGTCAAGGCCTTGCCGAACCTCTCGGAATCACGCTTTGCTCAGGGACAAGACCTGGGAACTCAGGCGGTGTCGGAATTCGAACGAACGCTGGAGCAGTCGTTCCCTGCCGAAGCCGTGGGTTTGATCGAGGGACAGATTCAGCAGATTCAGGAGCAAGGGCGGGTCGATTTGCTCTCTTTTGGTCTGCTGGTCACAATCTGGCTGGCGTCTGCCCTGTTTCTTGAAATCATGGCGGCGCTGAACGCGGTGCATGGGGTTTCCGAATCGCGGCCGATCTGGAAGCTTCGGCTTCAGGCGATCGCCTTGACACTCGTGCAGGCGACGATTCTGATCGCGGCGTTGGTGTCGATCGTTGCCTGGCCGCAGATCATCCAGGCCATTGGACTGGGCAGCGGCCCGGCCTTCCTCGTTTCTGCCGTTCGGTGGCTTTTGATTGTCCTCATGCTTTTGTGCAGCTTCGCCATGGCCTTCTATTTCGGACCCGACGCCGATACTCGATGGGAATGGATCACTCCGGGCAGTCTCTTTGGGACGGTCGTCTTCGTGATCGCTACGATCGGGTTTCGGGTCTATGTGCAGAATTTCGCCAATTATAATGAGACGTATGGAACCCTGGGCGGTGTCATGGTCCTGATGTTCTGGTTCTGGATCTCGGCGCTCGTCTTGCTCGTTTCTGCTCAGGTGAACCGGGTGATCGAGGATGCCTCTCCCGTGGGCAAGAAAACCGGCCAGCGAGTCGATCCAACCACACCGCCCGATTTCGAACAGATCGACCCGGAACCTGCCCCTGAGTCGGCCGAGCGTCAGCAGGCTCGCCGGTGATCTGTTCCGGGGAATTCGAGGGGAGTCGTTCCATGGATCACGGCTCCTTGAGCACTCTGCCCCAATCCTGATCCGTCAGGTTTCCGTTGCCCGCTCGAACGGGTCAGCCTGCAAAGAGCGGAGGACTTCGGTGCCTTCCGAGTGGCAGGGTGCGCGGCTCGGTGCGCCTCGGGTGCGCGGCTCGGTGCGCGAAGTCACGATGGGGCCAGATCGAAAAAATCCTTTTCTGGAAAAGACTTCCGTCGCTGAGCTTGGGTTCGTTCCGTCAAACGGCTTCAGGCGGAATGGCTTCGTTTCGCGCGGTGCAGGATGGCTTCGTTTCGCGCGGGGGAGCGAGGTCGATTGCGGTGATTCGCACGCAGGAGTGTGGTCGTCGGATTGATGGTGGGATCGTCCTGGTTGCGTTCGAATTGTCAAAGAAAGGGTGAAGCGTTTGAGCGATCGAAGACCAACAGAGGATCGCGGTCGAAGAAGCGGGGACTGGTCTTGAACGACTGCCCACGCTTGAAAGTATCGAGAAATCACGGTCGGGCAGTCACAAAAAGATGGGTTGGAAACCGGAAGATCGAGTCGAAGGGAGTCGGAGCAGAATCGGACCAGGGAGCGGGATGGTCGGTGGAAGATCGTCTTTTTGAGCCAGTTCGAGGTCTGTGTTCTAGAGTCCTCTGACGCTGGAAGGTTGGGAGAAGGTGCTCGGGGATGATTGGGGGCGATGGCATGGCTCCCGGGTTCCCCCCTTGGTAGGCGATCAGGTCGTTGATCCGGGGACTGGGGGACTCTGTGATTCCGCGAAACGGATGCCCAAACCCGAACGCGACCGAAGCCTGGGGCGGGGTCCGAGGGTCGGACTCGCGAAGCAAACCGATCCGCCAGTGATCAAATCACCACAGGACTCAACCGCATGACGTATCAGCGTGATCGCAAGAGCTGGCTCGCATCCGTGACCTTACGGTTTGGGACGCACTCGAACCGGCGGAAGGATCGACGATCGAGCATCCGCTCCGTCGAGCTGCTGGAACCCAGGCAGCTTCTGGCAACGTTTGCGGTTACGAATCTTGATGCATTTGGCGAGGGGTCGCTCCGTCGGGCCATTCAGCTGGCGAACCAGAACGAGGGGATGGACGCGATCTCGTTTGAGGTCAGCGGAACGATTCGGACGGGGCGGGTCGCGCTGCCGGTGGTCACCGATCCCGTGGCGATTGACGGAACGTCGGCTCCTGGATTCGACGGCACACCGAGGGTGACGGTGAACTTCGCCCATCAGCGGGGGCTGGTCTTCGGCCGGGGGGCCGAGGGATCGCAACTGACCTCGCTGGCGATGATTGGCGCGGAGGGGGCAGGGGTGACGCTGCAAGCGTCGCGCGTGACGGTGGCCGGCAACTTCATTGGCCTCGACGCCGACGGGAGAAGCGGACGGGGCAACAGCGGCGACGGAATCCGAATCCTCCCGAGTTCGCGCGGGAATCTGATCGGGAACGTCGATCCGGTGACGGGAATTGATTTCTTTGATGCGTCGGGCGTGGGGATGCAGCCGGTATCAGGATGGCAGGGAATCCGCGCCTGGAGTGCTCCCGGCGAGTTCATGATCACCGGGACATCGAGTACGAATGGTTTGCTGTACATCGGGCCGATCTCGGGGACTGGGGGCACGAGCTATGCGGTGAACATGCCGGGGGCGGCCACGACGAGTGTCTACGGGCCGGATCTGCTCGAATCCGGCGACATTCGGCTGGTCGGGAGCTATCGGACCGGAGACGATCAGGTGCTCGGGTTCGTCTACCAGGGGGCGCTCAACGACCTGGGGAACGCCGGGAACTACCGGACCATCGCCTATCCCGGCGCACAGTTTAATTATGTTCACAGCACGATGGAGCGTTTTGCCGTCGGCAATGCGGATGGGCCGGAGGGGAACTTGCCGATCGGGACGGGGCACGCCTTCCTGTACGATCTGGAACAGGAGATGTTCTTACCGGATCTCGTTTATCCGGGTTCGACCTCGACCACGGCGTACGGCATCTGGCACAACGGCGAGGCGAGTTACACCATTGCTGGAGGATACACGGCCCTCGGCCCCGGATCGGAGGGATCGATTGCGCAGGGCTATCTGGTCGACTTCAACGCGGTGACGGGGGAACTGACGAACTGGACCTCGTTCGAACCGCCGAGCGGCCTCATCGGCGTGGATCTCGTGACCCACTTTGAGGGGATCAGCGGCGAGGAATCGGGCGTTTATACGATCAGCGCCGACGCGGTGACGTTGGGATCGGGAGATGACGGACAGGGATACTGGCTCACGATTCGGCGGAACGCGGACGGCTCGTTCAGCCAGGGAGATTGGATCCCACTGACCTATCCCGGTTCGAGTGGTATCACCAGCGCGAACTCGGTGGCCGGGAATCAGGTGATTGGCATTGTGATCGCTGAATCGGGCACCTTCTCCTATCAATCGACGGTCAACGTCGGGTTTCACCGATCGAACGTGATCAGCGGCAACGGGGGGAACGGTATTTCGATTATTGGATCGCATGAAAACGTGATTGCGATGAACCAGATCGGGACCGACGTGTCGGGAACGGTCGCGTTCGGCAACGGGAGGAACGGAATCCTGGTGACCCACGGGGCATCGGGGAACATGATTGGCGGAGAGGCGACGGGAGGGAACGACCCGACGGCCGGCGTGTTCGTCAGACCTCCGCAAGGAAACCTGATTTCGGGGAACCGAGGCAATGGGGTGCTGATCAATGGTCGAGCCACGCGCAACACACTGAGCGGGAACTTCGTGGGGACCGATGCCGGCGGGTCGTCGGCGCTCGGGAACCGACTCGACGGGGTGGCGATCGTCGGGGCGCATGGGAATGCCTTGATCGGTTGCGAATTCCAGAACAGCCCGTTTGTCTATTACAACGTGCTGAGTGGGAACGGCGGGAATGGCCTGCGGATTACTGACGCCAATGACACGACGGTGCATGCGAACTTCATGGGAATCGGCGCGGACAATGCAACGAGCGTCGGCAATGGCCGCAATGGGATTCTCGTTTCGGGACGATCGCGGAACACGCAGGTCGGCGGGGTGATTCCGCTCGGCAATGTGACCTCGGGCAATGCCTGGAACGGGATCGAGGTACGCGATCGGGCGAGCGGGTTCGTCTCGTTCAACACCTTTGCCGGGATTGCCGCGTTTGGTGACGCGGTGCCGAACGGCCGGAATGGGATCCTGGTGACTTCCGTCGGCGGAGACAACCTGATTCGCACGTCGATCGTCGGGGGAAACCTCGGTAACGGGATCGAGATCGGCGGGTGGGCGACCGGCGTTCAGGTGACTGAGACCGGCGTCGGGACCAATACGAGGCTCGATGCGGCGATTCCAAACGGAGGAAGTGGTATCCGGATCTCCGGACATGCTCACTCGAACGCAATTGGCGGGTTTCAACCGTCGATCGAGCCGAGGATGACAATTTCGGGGAACCTCGGCTACGGGGTGGAAGTTGTCGGGAAGGCGAGGGGGAACCGGATTTTCAATGCGGCGATCGGCACGGATGTGATGGGGAACGCCCCGATCGGCAATGGCCTGGGAGGCGTTTTGCTTGGGCCGGGAACGTCGGGAACAATCATCGGGGGAGAGGCAGCGCGTTTCCAGACCGTGATTCGTCAGAACGTGGGGAACGGGCTCACCATTCTGGACTCAAGGGGAAACAGGGTGGTCGGCAACGGTATTGAGGAGAACACCTGGTTTGGCCTGTTCGCGGCCGGCGACGTGCGAGGAACCGTGGTCGCAGGGAACACGATCGCGGGGAACGGAAGCGGTCAGGTCGATGTGTCGAGCGCGAGGGGAATCGTGATCTTGCCGTGAGGCGTGGGAGTCGAGGGAGGGGGGCGTGGTTGGATCGGTTTGAGCTGGCCGCGGTCCCCCTCACCCGGCCTGGCGGCCACCCTCTCCCCCGCGACGGGGGAGAGGGAGCGTGAATGCTCTGGCGATCGACGGCAAGCCACGCTTTCCCCTACGAACGAGGGAATACGTGGCTGCTTTGATCCAGGCAAATCAAGAGCCGCTCAGTTGCTGGCGGCGACGGGGGCGGGGATGCGGCCGAGGAGACGGTTGATCCGAGATAGCTCGGAGACGACGAAATCGACGTCGAGGAAGGGCTGCCAGGAGATGTCCTGGTAGCGAAGGTTCCCCTGAGCGTCGATGAGGAAGGTGCCATGGAGCGGCATGTCTTCGAAATCGTCGAAGGCGCCGTAGCGTCGGAACGCGGCCAGGTCGGGGTCGGAGAGCAGGGGCATGGTGAACTCGACCTCACCGTTGGTTTTTAGGGCGGTGGTACGTTCGAGGTCATCGGTGCTGACGGCGAGAACGACCGTGCCCGTATCGCGGATGCGGTCGATGTCCTTGCTGAAGGCGATGAGTTGTTCCATGCAGTGGGCACAGTCGCCACCGAGGTAGAAAATCAGCAAGACGTTCTGACCGCGATAATCTTCCAGGCGGTGGGTGATGCCGTCGGTATCGACCCCTTCGAGCGGTTCGGCAGGAAAGGGAGACCAGGTGAGCGGGCCGACGGTGTCGAGATCGATCCGAGATGCGGCGGCCAGGTCGGTTCGAGGCTCAAGCGCAGGGGGCTGCCAGCCGTCCTGCTCCTTCCAGGTGGTGAGCTGGGCGTTGATGCGTTGGAAGACGGGAAGGTCAGGATCGGCTTCGCGAGCGATTTCGCGGAGGGACAGATAGGCGGCTCGGGCCTCGTCGACCTGACCGGCGGCGGCGAGGATCTCGACCTGAGCCGCAAGCGGGGCGACCTCGTTTCGGGCTCGATCGACGGCCTGTTTGGCCTTGGCGACCGCTTCGTCCGTTCGACCGGCGGCCAGTAAGAGGCGGGCGAGGGATTCGCGACGCATGCCGTTGGCATTGCCGAAGGATTCGAAGGCAGCTTCCGTCTCGCCGGCCAGGAGGTGGCGATGACCTTCAAGCTCGGCGATGGCGGAGTCGAGGCCGGGAAGTTTGGGGGCGGGCTTGGGTTTGTCCTTGGACTCGTCGTCGGCCTTCGCCTCGTCGGCTTTCGCTTCATCTGAGGATTCTTCGGACGGGGGGAGGAGGGCCTTGAGGGCGGCAATTTGCTCGTCGAGGGCGTTGAGATCGCCTCGGGCCGCATGGGCGAGGCCAAGGGAGTGAGCCTGCTTGAGCTGTTCGATCGGCTCGTCGGACCAGTCGAGAGCGCCTGAGGCGGTGGCGTCGAGCAGGTCGTCCCAGCGCTCGAAGGCGATGAGGGCTTCGGTCCATCGGCGACGGCCTTCGCGTTGGGGGTGGCCGCCAGATTTGGCGTTGTTCTTCTTGGGGTCGCGGGGCTGCTCGACGAGGTCTCGGGCGACGAGGACGGCGTCGTTGAAGCGTCCGGTCTTTGTGAGACTCTCAGAGAGCCACTGATTGTTGTGGGAATAGTTGTGAATCATGAAGGGCATGACGCGGTCGCGGATCATGTAGGCATGATCGACGCGGGCGGACCCTTCTTGCTGATAGGAGGCGTCGGCGTAGCGCTTCAGGTTGGTGTAGGTGTGGCCGGGCATGTGCCAGGCGTGAGCGATGCCGGGAGACGCCTCGGCGAACCTGGCGGCGGATTCGAGGGCCTGGGTATCGTCCTGCTTGTCCCAGAGGTGGATCTTGTAGTGATGGGCGCCGGGGTGGAGCGGATTTTTCTCGATGACCGAGTCGATGAGCAAGCTCACGGCTTCTCGGCTGCCGATGCCGTCTTGCCGGCCGTTTTGCCAGGTGACCATGGCCAGCCAGGCGCGGGCGTCGAGGTCGTCGCGGAACTCCTGGACGATTTTCTCAAGCCCTTTGAGCCAGCCCTGTCGTCGGGATTTGTCGTCGCCGTCTTCCTTGTAGAAGGCGCTGAGGGCGTCGAGATAGAGCTGCTCACGGCGAGAGATTTTGGTGGCCTCGGCCTTTTCGCGGGCGACCTTGAGGAACCCCTTGGCCCGGTCGGCGTTATTGGCGTTGGACATGGCCATGCCCCAGTAGAGCATGGGGTTTTCGGGCTCGATGGTGCTGGCCTGTCGGAAGGATCGCTCGGCCTCAAAGTAGAAGAAGACGTGGAGCTGGGCGACGCCTTGATTGACGAGCGCCTGGACCTCGGCCGACTCGGTCGTGATGGGGAACTCGACGGATCCCTGACCTTCCATGAGGTATCCGGCCTGGCGGGGGCCTTCGTTGAAGGCTTCGCCGTGGTTGGAGTGTCCTTCGGGGAGGGGGTCGTCTTCGGCCCGAACCATCAGGCCGACACCGAGCAGGAAGACCAGTGAAAGGGTCAGGCGGCTGAGCATGGCGAGGGGCTCCGGGGTCGGTCGGCAGAAAGGATGGATCGAGGAGCGGGCGCGAGGTTCAATCTTAATTGGATCGCAGGGAGAGTTGCCAGGGGGGGATTGAATGGAGAGCGAGGAATCTCTCCCGACGGTCACGCATGGGAGGATTGGTGGAGGGGTTGGAGAAATCAAGAGGGCTGCGGGATTGAATTCGAACACTGGCGAGGCTTTGCGAAGTTCAGAGCCTGACCTTTTGGGTCGAAGGCGTGTACAATGACGAACCTGCTTCCTCTTGCGTCGTAGTGTTGGCTTTCCCCGATCCGGAGCGACCGTTGAGTGCCCCGATCCCGCTGCCCATCGCCGGTTCTCGTCAGGATCACCGTTTGAAGCCGTTGCTGGCCAAACGAGCGGGAACCCTGGTGATTCACGAGGTCTATCGGAGCCTCCAGGGGGAAGGAACCTGGGCCGGATTACCCTGTGTGTTCGTTCGGTTGACGGCCTGTCACCTGCGCTGTTCGTATTGCGATACTCCGCACGCCTTTCACCGGGGCGAGCCGATCGCCGTCGAGGATCTGGTCGAGCAGACGCTCGCACTGGCCGCGCCCGGCGATGTGATCGAGGTCACCGGAGGAGAGCCGTTGCTTCAGCCGGAGGTCTTCCCCCTGATGACCCGGCTGGCCGATTCGGGCCATCTGGTCTTGCTCGAAACGAGTGGCGCGTGCGACATCGGGCCGGTGGACCCGAGGGTCCGGATCATTCTCGATCTGAAGACGCCGGGCTCGGGAGAGGTCGACGCCAACCTTTGGGAAAACCTGCCAAAGCTCAAGCCCACCGACGAGGTCAAAGTGGTCGTCTGTGATCGAGCCGATTTTGACTGGACCGTCGGTCACATTCGGGCTCATCACCTGACCGAGCGTTGCGAGGTGCTGATCAGTCCGGCGCACGGGAAGGTCGAGCCGGCGTCGCTTGCGACCTGGATCCTGGAAAGCGGCCTGCCGCTCCGGTTACAGGTCCAGTTGCACAAGCAACTCTGGGGGCCCGATGCACGAGGGGTCTGACGAAGGAGAAGCGGCCGGGGGCGGATCGGGCTGGGGGCGAATGGGACCGCTGGTGGTCATCGCCCTGGTGCTGGGCTGGCTCTTGCTGTCGGGAGGATCGATTCCAGCGCTGTCGGTCCTCTGGAGAGAGCTTCCCGGAACCAAAGGCTTGGTGACGATTGCAAACGGGGTCATGCTCGGCTTGATCCTGATCATCGTCAACTTTGTGTGGCGCATGCCCCGAGACGGCGGGCCGCTGTTGCAAGACGATGAGGAAGCGGCAGCGAAATCTCCTGAAGAAATCCCGTCGGCGGACGAATTTGCTGAAACGGGATCCCCTGGTGTCCGGGTAACTGATGATGACCGGCCCGTCGAGGACCCGAAGTAGATCGAGGGCCGAGCGCCGATGGATGACGATCGAGGACTGGTCGATGCCTTGCGAGCCGGCGACCCCTCGGCTCCCGCCGCGCTCATCGAACAGTACCAAGGTGTCGTTTTCGGCCTCTGCTTGCGAATGCTCGGCCATCGTCAGGACGCGGAGGACGTCGTTCAGGAGACGTTCGTCCGCGCCTTGAGATCGGTTCATGCCTTCGATGCTGACCGGCCGTTGCGTCCCTGGCTCCTGGGGATTGCGGCCAATCGGTGTCGGACGGCCCTGGGGCGTCGGTCGCGTCGACCTGCTCCGGTTGAACCCCCCGACGACCAGGCCGATCATCGGCCCGGACTGTCTGACCCGGACGACCTGGCCGGCGAGTTGCTTCGAGCGCTGGATCGGCTTCGGCCGGATTACCGATTGGTCTTCAGTCTCTATCATGAACAGGGGCTTCCTTATGAGGAGATTGCTCGGATCATGGATCGCCCGATCGGTACGGTGAAGACCTGGTTGCACCGCGCCCGGGCCTCGCTGGCCGAGGACCTGACGCGACGGGGGGTGATCTGTTGAGCCGAGCATGGGTGAAAGGGTTGGGAACTGGAATGCCCTCGAATCATCCGACGATGATGGCTCGATCCGCCTGGCCTCGGGTCGATCACGCAGCGGGGCCTGGCGGTCGAATCGAACCGTCGGTCACGCGGGTCTGCCTGGCGTGGGAGCGTGTGCGATGACGTGTCGAGAGGTCGAACACTTCTGGGAACGCCGCCTCGACGAGGTCCGATCCGGCGCCTCGCCGGACACTTCGGAGCGATCGCCGGTGGATCTGGTGTCGCATCTGAGTGTCTGCGCCCGATGCCGGGCTCGCGTGGCCGGCTATTCGGCTCTGGCCCAGGCGATCAGCGGGTTGGAGGCCCCCAAGCCTTCGGCGGGCCTTTCGGCTCGGGTCCTCGCGGCGGTCGAGGCGGATCGTGGGCCGGAACGCTTGCCGATGCGATCGGTTCGTCGAGGCTCGGTCACGCTCGTGCGGCGGTTCTCGGTCGCCGCGGCGGTCTTGCTGGCGGTCTTCGGACTTCGGGCGATCTGGTCGCCACGCGAAGGGGGGGATCAGCGGCCGGATCGGTTGCCGCCGATGGCTGCTCCGGTGGTGACGGTTGAGGAGACCCCGCGCCCCTTGACCGAGTCGGTGGCTGAGATGGCCGAGGTGACCGTGGCCATTGCCCGGCGGACGTCGGAACCGGCCGCGAGGCTCGGGCGGGAAATGCTCGGCTCCACCACTGAGCTTCCGGCGCCTTCTGAGCCGACCACGCCGCAGGAAAACAAAGGACAGGCCGATCGCCTGGTCAAAGGGCTTGGCTCTCGGCTCGAATCCGGGGTGAAGCCCTTTTCTGAGCCGGCTCGCAGCGCGTTTAGTTTCCTCGTGCCAAGCTTCCTTCCGCCTGAGGATTCCTCAAAAGCCGAACGGGGAGTCTGAGACCCGCCCCTTCGAATCGTCATGGCCCTTCGATTGAATGAGGCCGGAGAACGTATTGATGCCCGTTTGCTACTCGATTCGCTTGGTGTGTCTGGTGGCGGTCTGGATGATGGTCGCAGGCGAGCCGAGCGTCGCCTCGGCCGAGGATCCGGTGGATCGGCTCCTGGAGCGAGTGCCGCCCGAGGCGTCGATGGCTCTGGTGGTTGAGGACCTCGGGGAGCATCTGGACCGCCTGGAGAGTTCCTCCCTGATGCGGGGATTGAGGGCACTGGGGCCGGTCCAGGAGTGGTTCGATTCCGAAGAGGGGGCGAAACTGCAACGGGCTCGCCGCGACGTTGAGGCGGCGCTCGGGGCGTCGCTTGGGCAGTTCATCGACGGATTGCTGGGCCAGGCGGTGGTCCTTTCGTTGCATCTGCCCCCCGAGGCACCGCCTGACGCGGCTCGAGGACTGCTTCAGACGGTCGTGACCGATCGCGCTCTGCTGGAGCGATTCATCGGGGT is from Tautonia marina and encodes:
- a CDS encoding anti-sigma factor family protein, yielding MTCREVEHFWERRLDEVRSGASPDTSERSPVDLVSHLSVCARCRARVAGYSALAQAISGLEAPKPSAGLSARVLAAVEADRGPERLPMRSVRRGSVTLVRRFSVAAAVLLAVFGLRAIWSPREGGDQRPDRLPPMAAPVVTVEETPRPLTESVAEMAEVTVAIARRTSEPAARLGREMLGSTTELPAPSEPTTPQENKGQADRLVKGLGSRLESGVKPFSEPARSAFSFLVPSFLPPEDSSKAERGV